One Azospirillum brasilense DNA segment encodes these proteins:
- a CDS encoding metal ABC transporter solute-binding protein, Zn/Mn family: MKRVTLATLLLLSTVAGASAETVLAGHPVTAGLAQALTKGTPVAVEAVVPPAIPMGRQHAFLSGRGEAKLAEAARKADAVLTLRSAWGEDPLYPLARRANIRLVEIDAARPVDGSLPGIAVSGGAAFPWLGIANAGRMADILAADLRRLYPGSAAAIDANLAALKRGLLMVSSRSAQAFAALPDPSAAALSDRFATLAADLGLDLRRVWTRDDRDWTPERLAELTATLKAEAIPVVLHHRQPAPEIAQAVADGGARLIVLDSLESGPPAAMDAALARIAEQLEAGLR; the protein is encoded by the coding sequence ATGAAGCGCGTCACGCTCGCGACGCTCCTGCTGCTGTCCACGGTGGCGGGCGCGTCCGCCGAGACGGTGCTGGCCGGGCACCCGGTCACCGCCGGGCTGGCCCAGGCGCTGACGAAGGGCACGCCGGTGGCGGTGGAGGCGGTGGTTCCGCCGGCCATTCCCATGGGGCGCCAGCACGCCTTCCTGAGCGGGCGCGGCGAGGCCAAGCTGGCGGAGGCCGCCCGCAAGGCCGACGCGGTGCTGACCCTGCGCTCCGCCTGGGGCGAGGACCCGCTCTATCCGCTGGCGCGGCGCGCCAACATCCGCCTCGTCGAGATCGACGCCGCCCGGCCGGTGGACGGCTCCTTGCCGGGGATCGCGGTCAGCGGCGGTGCGGCATTCCCCTGGCTGGGCATCGCCAACGCCGGGCGGATGGCCGACATCCTGGCCGCCGACCTGCGGCGCCTCTATCCCGGTTCCGCCGCCGCCATCGACGCGAATCTCGCCGCCCTGAAGCGCGGGCTGCTGATGGTGTCGTCCCGGTCGGCGCAGGCGTTCGCCGCGCTGCCGGACCCGTCGGCGGCGGCCCTGTCCGACCGCTTCGCCACCCTGGCCGCCGATCTCGGGCTGGATCTGCGCCGGGTCTGGACCCGCGACGACCGCGACTGGACGCCGGAACGTCTGGCCGAACTGACCGCCACCCTGAAGGCCGAGGCGATTCCCGTGGTGCTGCACCACCGCCAGCCGGCCCCGGAGATCGCCCAGGCTGTGGCGGACGGCGGCGCCCGACTGATCGTTCTGGACAGTCTGGAGAGCGGTCCGCCGGCGGCGATGGACGCGGCGCTGGCGCGGATTGCCGAACAGCTTGAGGCGGGATTGCGCTGA
- a CDS encoding metal ABC transporter ATP-binding protein, translating into MTGPAILFDRVDLTLGRTVILDGVSLRVAAGTVHAVVGPNGGGKSSLIRALLGQAPHRGTIRLDWPGDGPGTVAYVPQSVEFDRGLPLTVEDFLAVLCQRRPAFLGPDRRINYGAALERVGMAGKARRRFGALSGGERQRVLLAQALIPAPDLIVLDEPMTALDEAGIAIFETLLAELSAAGTTILWVEHDLAQVRRLATRVTGLNRRVLFDGAPLEMLSPERVFDLFSAVPRGHAAERIAS; encoded by the coding sequence GTGACGGGTCCCGCCATCCTGTTCGACCGGGTGGACCTGACGCTGGGGCGCACAGTGATCCTGGACGGCGTGTCCCTGCGCGTCGCGGCGGGCACCGTTCACGCGGTGGTCGGCCCCAACGGCGGCGGCAAGTCGTCGCTGATCCGCGCCCTGCTCGGGCAGGCGCCGCACCGCGGGACCATCCGGCTGGACTGGCCGGGAGACGGGCCGGGCACGGTCGCCTACGTGCCGCAATCGGTCGAGTTCGACCGCGGCCTGCCGCTGACGGTGGAGGATTTCCTGGCCGTGCTGTGCCAGCGCCGCCCCGCCTTCCTCGGGCCGGACCGCCGCATCAATTACGGCGCGGCGCTGGAGCGCGTCGGCATGGCCGGCAAGGCCCGCCGCCGCTTCGGCGCCCTGTCGGGGGGCGAGCGGCAGCGCGTCCTGCTGGCCCAGGCGCTGATCCCGGCGCCGGACCTGATCGTGCTGGACGAGCCGATGACCGCACTCGACGAGGCCGGGATCGCCATCTTCGAAACGCTGCTGGCCGAGCTGTCCGCCGCCGGGACAACCATCCTGTGGGTCGAGCACGATCTGGCCCAGGTGCGCCGGCTGGCGACGCGGGTGACCGGCCTGAACCGGCGCGTGCTGTTCGACGGCGCCCCGCTGGAGATGCTGTCGCCGGAGCGGGTGTTCGACCTGTTCTCGGCCGTCCCGCGCGGCCACGCGGCCGAGAGGATCGCGTCATGA
- a CDS encoding metal ABC transporter permease, with translation MSFEALRALVQGWAGAGLLPAGLTHGFLVNALLSGLVIGPVLGGLGTLVVTKRLAFFSEAVGHAALTGVAIGILVGEPYTGPYASLFGYCLLFALLVNYTRNRSNLTADTLIGVFLSVSLALGASLLLILASRVNIHILENVLFGSVLTVDDRDLTVLLAVAAGVTALMLPLFNRLLLASFNPALARVRGVPVKGLDYLFIVLVTVVTVASVKIIGAILVGALLVIPAAAARVVASSLRGFFLLSVAFASVAAVAGILLPVQLALPVPSGGAIILAAGLLFLGALLARLFMKGEEG, from the coding sequence ATGAGCTTCGAGGCGTTGCGCGCCCTGGTCCAAGGCTGGGCTGGGGCCGGGCTGTTGCCCGCCGGGCTAACCCACGGCTTTCTCGTCAACGCGCTGCTGTCCGGGCTGGTCATCGGCCCGGTGCTCGGCGGGCTCGGCACGCTGGTGGTGACCAAGCGGCTGGCCTTCTTTTCCGAGGCGGTCGGCCACGCCGCGCTGACCGGCGTCGCCATCGGCATCCTGGTGGGGGAACCCTACACCGGTCCCTACGCCAGCCTGTTCGGCTATTGCCTGCTGTTCGCGCTGCTGGTGAACTACACGCGCAACCGCAGCAACCTGACCGCCGACACGCTGATCGGTGTCTTCCTGTCGGTGTCGCTGGCGCTGGGCGCCAGCCTGCTGCTGATCCTGGCCAGCCGGGTCAACATCCACATCCTGGAGAATGTGCTGTTCGGCTCCGTCCTGACGGTGGACGACCGCGACCTGACCGTGCTGCTGGCGGTGGCCGCCGGGGTCACGGCGCTGATGCTGCCGCTGTTCAACCGGCTGCTGCTGGCCAGCTTCAACCCAGCGCTGGCGCGGGTGCGCGGCGTGCCGGTGAAGGGGCTGGACTATCTGTTCATCGTGCTGGTGACCGTGGTCACCGTCGCGTCGGTCAAGATCATCGGTGCCATCCTGGTGGGGGCGCTGCTGGTCATTCCCGCCGCCGCGGCGCGGGTCGTCGCCTCGTCGCTGCGCGGCTTCTTCCTGCTGTCGGTCGCCTTCGCCAGCGTGGCGGCGGTGGCCGGAATCCTGCTGCCCGTGCAACTGGCCCTGCCGGTGCCGTCGGGCGGCGCCATCATCCTGGCGGCGGGGCTGCTGTTTCTGGGGGCGCTGCTGGCGCGTCTGTTCATGAAGGGGGAAGAGGGATGA
- a CDS encoding metal ABC transporter solute-binding protein, Zn/Mn family, with protein MSLFSNRRPNRRLILAGALAAAAMPVCAVAAPAGRRRFGVTLHPYYSYVANIVGDAAEVVPIIPAGFNPHAYEPRPEDIQRIGGLDAIVLNGIGHDDFAGRMIAASAKPSLPVVESNADVPLLPAAGMAARAAGKVVNPHSFLSITNSVLQVATIARELGRLDPANAATYAANARAYSRRLRQLRADALAKLATAGTASLRVATIHGAYDYLLREFGLEVSAVVEPAHGIEPSPAQLAETIATMRKLDVQVIFSELNFPSAYVETIRRETGIRLYAFSHISHGDYAADLFEREMARNLDTLVLAMAEAAP; from the coding sequence ATGAGCCTCTTTTCCAACCGCCGGCCGAACCGCCGCTTGATCCTGGCCGGCGCCCTGGCCGCTGCGGCCATGCCCGTTTGCGCCGTCGCGGCTCCCGCCGGGCGTCGCCGCTTCGGCGTCACCCTGCACCCCTACTATTCCTACGTCGCCAACATCGTCGGCGATGCGGCCGAGGTGGTGCCGATCATCCCCGCCGGCTTCAACCCGCACGCCTACGAACCGCGCCCGGAGGACATCCAGCGCATCGGCGGGCTGGACGCCATCGTCCTGAACGGCATCGGTCACGACGATTTCGCCGGGCGGATGATCGCCGCTTCGGCGAAGCCGTCGCTGCCGGTGGTCGAATCCAACGCCGACGTGCCGCTTCTGCCCGCCGCGGGAATGGCGGCGCGGGCGGCGGGGAAGGTGGTCAACCCGCACAGCTTCCTGTCGATCACCAATTCGGTCCTCCAGGTCGCGACCATCGCGCGCGAGCTGGGGCGGCTCGACCCGGCCAACGCCGCCACCTACGCCGCCAACGCCCGCGCCTATTCCCGCCGCCTGCGCCAGTTGCGGGCCGACGCGCTGGCGAAGCTGGCGACGGCGGGCACCGCCAGCCTGCGCGTCGCCACCATCCACGGCGCGTACGACTATCTGCTGCGCGAGTTCGGGCTGGAGGTCTCCGCCGTCGTCGAGCCCGCCCACGGCATCGAGCCCAGCCCGGCCCAGCTCGCCGAGACCATCGCGACGATGCGCAAGCTCGACGTGCAGGTGATCTTCTCGGAGCTGAACTTCCCCAGCGCCTATGTCGAGACGATCCGGCGCGAGACCGGCATCCGGCTCTACGCCTTCTCGCACATCTCGCACGGAGATTACGCGGCGGACCTGTTCGAGCGTGAGATGGCCCGGAACCTCGACACGCTGGTGCTGGCGATGGCCGAGGCGGCGCCGTGA
- a CDS encoding cysteine dioxygenase: MTDPSLPNLSRPNLSRLRGFIGDFTRLVERLDDDEAAILDSGRGLLAGLIAVDDWLPDAFAQPDPVHYRQYLLHCDPHERFSVVSFVWGPGQRTPIHDHTVWGLVGVLRGAEHSQRYELRDGPPLATAADLLPVGSVEAVSPRIGDVHAISNALTDRPSISIHVYGGNIGAIRRSVFDPLTGERKPFISGYANSALPNLWDRSKPVPQAA; the protein is encoded by the coding sequence ATGACCGATCCCTCCCTTCCCAACCTGTCCCGCCCCAACCTGTCCCGCCTGCGCGGCTTCATTGGCGACTTCACCCGTCTGGTGGAGCGTCTGGACGACGACGAGGCCGCCATTCTTGACTCGGGACGCGGTCTCCTGGCCGGGCTGATCGCCGTGGACGATTGGCTACCCGACGCCTTCGCGCAGCCCGATCCGGTCCATTACCGGCAGTATCTGCTGCATTGCGATCCCCATGAACGCTTCTCGGTCGTCAGCTTCGTCTGGGGGCCGGGGCAGCGCACGCCGATCCACGACCACACCGTCTGGGGCCTCGTCGGCGTGCTGCGCGGGGCGGAGCATTCCCAACGCTACGAACTGCGGGACGGCCCGCCGCTCGCCACCGCCGCCGACCTTCTGCCGGTCGGATCGGTGGAGGCGGTGTCGCCGCGCATTGGCGACGTCCACGCCATTTCCAACGCGCTGACCGACCGTCCCTCGATCAGCATCCACGTCTATGGCGGCAACATCGGCGCCATCCGGCGGTCGGTCTTCGATCCGCTGACCGGCGAGCGCAAGCCCTTCATCTCCGGCTACGCCAACAGCGCCCTGCCCAACCTGTGGGACCGCTCGAAACCCGTTCCGCAAGCCGCATAA